Proteins encoded in a region of the Chelonoidis abingdonii isolate Lonesome George chromosome 2, CheloAbing_2.0, whole genome shotgun sequence genome:
- the LOC116825609 gene encoding C-C chemokine receptor type 8-like, translating to MMNNSTESNHLSTLDDDYYYPEFGSVCSTENIKIFGSVFFPVLYCVVFVFGLVGNSLVICVLIVCKKLTSMTDVYLLNLAISDLLFVFSLPFLAHYASDQWTFGNAMCKTICGVYYIGFYSSIFFITLMSIDRYLAIVHAVYALKVRTTMLSTVISLAIWSVAILASIPNIFFIQELNEDGSVKCAPYYQDNRTTWKLLTNSKVNVLGLLIPLGILIFCYSHILKNLQRCMNRNKYKAMKLVFVVVVVFFLFWAPFNIALFMDSLRSLHIIDDCETSKRLDLALQVTEIISFIHCCLNPVIYAFVGEKFKKYLHEIFRKHARFLLICKDHSVFQNHYSISSMRTQSSHSSVIDPVI from the coding sequence ATGATGAATAATTCAACTGAGTCAAATCATCTCTCTACCcttgatgatgattattattatccTGAGTTTGGCTCCGTCTGCAGCACAGAGAATATCAAGATCTTTGGATCAGtattttttccagtcctttactGTGTGGTGTTTGTGTTCGGCTTGGTGGGAAACAGCTTGGTCATTTGCGTTCTGATAGTCTGCAAGAAACTGACCAGCATGACTGATGTGTATTTGCTGAACCTCGCCATCTCTGACctgctttttgttttctcccttcccttcctggctCATTATGCTTCAGATCAATGGACTTTTGGAAATGCAATGTGTAAAACAATATGTGGAGTTTACTACATTGGCTTCTACAGCAGCATATTCTTCATAACCCTCATGAGCATAGACAGGTACTTAGCCATTGTCCATGCTGTGTACGCTCTGAAAGTTCGAACAACCATGCTCAGCACTGTTATAAGCCTCGCCATTTGGTCAGTGGCCATTTTAGCTTCAATACCAAATATCTTTTTTATCCAAGAACTTAATGAAGATGGCAGTGTGAAGTGTGCTCCTTATTACCAAGATAATAGGACTACTTGGAAACTTTTAACCAATTCTAAAGTCAATGTTTTGGGCCTCTTGATCCCGCTTGGCATTCTCATTTTCTGCTACTCCCATATCTTGAAAAATCTGCAGAGATGCATGAACCGAAACAAGTATAAAGCGATGAagctggtttttgttgttgtagttgtgtttTTCCTCTTCTGGGCACCCTTCAACATTGCGCTTTTTATGGACTCTTTGCGAAGCCTGCACATCATAGATGACTGTGAGACGAGCAAAAGGCTAGACCTGGCCCTTCAAGTGACTGAAATCATCTCCTTCATCCACTGCTGCCTGAACCCAGTGATCTacgcttttgtgggtgaaaagtTTAAGAAATACCTTCATGAAATATTCAGAAAACATGCAAGATTCTTATTGATTTGCAAAGACCACAGTGTCTTTCAGAATCACTATAGCATCTCTTCCATGCGCACCCAATCCTCACATTCTTCTGTTATTGACCCTGTCATATAA